One region of Bacillota bacterium genomic DNA includes:
- the atpF gene encoding F0F1 ATP synthase subunit B, whose protein sequence is MIEFRWYELVWAVINFAVLFFLLQKFLFRPVMSMMEKRRQEISANLKQAEEARQEAARLQAEYRQQLAAAQREAQEIMDRAVRAAEEAKARLVSEAQAEAARLRDRAVEAIAQEKDKALAELREEVTSLAIAAASRIIRRTMTEEDERRLVEEFARELGESP, encoded by the coding sequence GTGATCGAGTTCCGGTGGTACGAACTGGTGTGGGCGGTGATTAACTTTGCCGTCCTCTTCTTCCTCCTGCAAAAGTTCCTCTTCCGTCCCGTCATGAGCATGATGGAGAAGAGGCGGCAGGAGATCAGCGCCAACCTCAAGCAGGCCGAGGAGGCCCGTCAGGAGGCAGCTCGCCTGCAGGCCGAGTACCGTCAGCAACTGGCGGCGGCCCAGCGGGAAGCCCAGGAGATCATGGACCGGGCGGTGCGGGCAGCGGAAGAGGCAAAGGCCCGGCTGGTGAGTGAAGCGCAGGCGGAGGCAGCGCGCCTGCGCGACCGGGCGGTAGAGGCCATCGCCCAGGAAAAGGACAAGGCCCTGGCCGAACTGCGCGAGGAAGTGACCAGCCTGGCCATCGCCGCCGCCAGCCGCATCATCCGGCGTACCATGACGGAAGAGGACGAGCGCCGCCTGGTGGAGGAATTCGCCCGGGAACTGGGTGAGTCGCCGTGA
- a CDS encoding flagellar hook basal-body protein produces MLRGIYAAGAGMAAGLDQLDVIADNAANAQTPGFKGCIPVVKGFHSLLLSRVRDGPAVEVGGLSTGAAVEGAVTDFTPGPLRPVEDPLAVALTGPGFFVVQTPGGEAYTRNGMFRLDAGGRLVTGTGYPVLGERGPVAAGPDASILASGEVVSGDRVVDRLRVVEFARPEGLQRVGDGLFVAGPEAGPPRPAEAVLAPGFVESANVNPVTEMVRLIALLRAYEACQKALRVQDDTLGQAVREIARI; encoded by the coding sequence ATGCTGAGGGGGATCTATGCCGCCGGAGCTGGTATGGCGGCCGGGCTGGATCAGCTGGATGTAATCGCGGACAATGCGGCCAACGCCCAGACGCCCGGCTTCAAGGGCTGCATCCCCGTGGTGAAGGGTTTTCATTCCCTGTTGCTTTCTCGCGTACGTGATGGTCCTGCGGTAGAGGTGGGCGGCCTCTCGACCGGGGCCGCGGTAGAGGGGGCAGTGACGGACTTTACTCCCGGTCCCCTGCGGCCTGTGGAGGATCCCCTGGCCGTGGCCCTCACCGGGCCGGGATTCTTCGTGGTCCAGACTCCCGGCGGTGAGGCGTACACCCGCAACGGTATGTTCCGCCTGGATGCCGGGGGGCGCCTGGTTACCGGTACCGGTTATCCCGTCCTGGGGGAACGGGGGCCAGTTGCGGCCGGGCCGGACGCCTCCATCCTGGCCAGCGGCGAGGTGGTGAGCGGTGATCGGGTGGTGGATCGCCTGCGGGTGGTGGAATTTGCCCGCCCGGAGGGCTTGCAGCGCGTGGGGGATGGCCTGTTCGTGGCCGGGCCAGAGGCGGGGCCGCCCCGTCCCGCTGAAGCGGTCCTTGCCCCCGGTTTTGTGGAAAGCGCGAACGTAAACCCGGTGACCGAGATGGTGAGACTGATCGCTCTCCTGCGGGCTTACGAGGCCTGTCAAAAGGCCCTCCGGGTGCAGGACGACACCCTGGGGCAGGCGGTGCGCGAGATCGCCCGCATCTGA
- a CDS encoding M23 family metallopeptidase, with amino-acid sequence MITGYGFAYSEVHGDWRLHAGLDLEGERGAGVAAAAAGTVRLVSRSQQEGWVVEIDHGGGVVTAYSHLGKVLVRRGEKVRQGHVIGHLGDPGEAEPAQVHLHFEVRVDGATQDPADWLMPR; translated from the coding sequence GTGATCACCGGGTATGGCTTCGCCTACTCGGAGGTACACGGGGACTGGAGGTTGCATGCCGGCCTCGACCTGGAAGGTGAGCGGGGTGCCGGGGTTGCTGCGGCGGCAGCCGGGACCGTCAGGCTTGTGTCCCGCAGCCAGCAAGAAGGGTGGGTGGTCGAGATCGACCACGGCGGTGGTGTAGTCACCGCATACAGCCACCTGGGTAAGGTCCTGGTGCGCCGGGGCGAGAAAGTACGTCAGGGCCATGTGATCGGGCACCTGGGGGACCCGGGGGAAGCTGAGCCCGCGCAGGTGCACCTGCATTTTGAAGTGCGGGTGGATGGCGCGACGCAGGACCCTGCCGACTGGCTGATGCCGCGTTAA
- the spoIIID gene encoding sporulation transcriptional regulator SpoIIID, giving the protein MNDFIWKRVLEVSQYIYRTGATVRDTAREFGVSKSTVHKDVSERLPRINAELADQVRKVLDFNKAQRHIRGGEATRRKYQAITR; this is encoded by the coding sequence GTGAATGACTTCATATGGAAGCGTGTGCTCGAGGTTTCCCAGTACATTTACCGCACCGGGGCCACGGTGAGGGACACTGCCCGCGAGTTTGGGGTCTCCAAGAGCACCGTTCACAAGGATGTCTCTGAGAGACTGCCGCGCATCAACGCGGAGCTTGCCGATCAGGTAAGGAAGGTCCTGGACTTCAACAAGGCGCAGCGACATATCCGGGGAGGAGAGGCCACCAGGCGCAAGTACCAGGCCATCACACGTTAG
- the atpA gene encoding F0F1 ATP synthase subunit alpha, protein MRPDEITAIIKQQIEGYQPEVDVSHVGRVIWVGDGIARVWGLESAMYNELLEFPGDTYGLALNLELDNVGCVILGPYQHIKEGDEVRRTGRIVQVPVGEALVGRVVNALGQPVDGKGPIQTPHFRPVELVAPGVIYRRPVSRPLQTGLKAIDSMIPIGRGQRELIIGDRQTGKTALAVDTIINQKGEGVICIYVAIGQKASTVAGVVQALEEHGAMEHTIVVAATASEPAPLLYIAPYAGCAMGEYFTYTGRDALVVYDDLTKHAWAYREMSLLLRRPPGREAYPGDVFYLHSRLLERACRLAEEHGGGTLTALPIIETQAGDIHAYIPTNVISITDGQIFLESDLFYAGVRPAIDVGRSVSRVGGKAQVKAMRQVAGSLRLDLAQYRELAAFAQFGSELDKATQARLRRGDRLVELLKQGQYQPMPVEEQVVVLYAGVNGHLDDLPVERVLPFEDGFLKFLRRDRPGILAELREKKELTDDLIRQLEEAIATFKEVFVGTERTAEPAAATAGRGRDGGGGAAGVA, encoded by the coding sequence ATCCGGCCGGACGAGATAACGGCCATCATCAAGCAGCAGATCGAGGGGTACCAGCCCGAAGTGGACGTCTCCCACGTGGGAAGAGTGATCTGGGTGGGGGACGGCATCGCCCGGGTCTGGGGGCTGGAGTCGGCCATGTACAACGAGCTCCTGGAGTTTCCGGGGGATACGTACGGCCTGGCCCTGAACCTGGAACTGGATAACGTGGGGTGCGTGATCCTGGGGCCCTACCAGCACATCAAGGAAGGGGATGAAGTGCGGCGCACGGGCCGCATCGTGCAGGTGCCGGTGGGAGAGGCCCTGGTGGGACGGGTCGTGAATGCGCTGGGCCAGCCCGTCGACGGCAAGGGGCCTATCCAGACGCCCCACTTCCGGCCCGTAGAGCTGGTGGCTCCGGGAGTAATCTACCGGCGCCCGGTCTCCAGGCCCCTACAGACCGGGCTGAAGGCCATCGACTCCATGATCCCCATCGGGCGGGGCCAGCGCGAACTCATCATCGGCGACCGGCAAACGGGGAAGACGGCCCTGGCCGTGGACACCATCATCAATCAGAAGGGCGAGGGCGTCATCTGCATCTATGTGGCCATCGGGCAGAAGGCCTCCACGGTGGCGGGCGTGGTGCAGGCCCTGGAAGAGCACGGGGCGATGGAGCACACCATCGTGGTGGCGGCCACCGCCTCGGAGCCGGCGCCCCTTTTGTACATCGCACCCTATGCCGGGTGCGCCATGGGCGAATACTTCACCTACACGGGCAGGGACGCCCTGGTGGTGTACGACGACCTTACCAAGCACGCCTGGGCGTACCGGGAGATGTCCCTCCTCCTGCGGCGTCCTCCCGGGCGGGAAGCCTACCCCGGCGACGTCTTCTACCTCCATTCCCGCCTGCTGGAGCGGGCCTGCCGCCTGGCCGAGGAGCACGGGGGTGGCACCCTGACGGCCCTGCCCATCATCGAGACCCAGGCTGGCGACATCCACGCCTACATCCCCACCAACGTGATTTCCATTACCGACGGGCAGATCTTCCTGGAATCCGACCTCTTTTACGCCGGGGTGCGGCCGGCCATCGACGTGGGCCGGTCGGTATCCCGGGTGGGGGGCAAGGCGCAGGTGAAGGCCATGCGCCAGGTGGCGGGCAGCCTGCGCCTGGACCTGGCCCAGTACCGGGAGCTGGCGGCGTTCGCCCAGTTCGGTTCGGAACTGGACAAGGCCACCCAGGCCCGCCTGCGCCGGGGCGACCGGCTGGTGGAACTGCTCAAGCAGGGGCAGTACCAGCCCATGCCGGTGGAAGAGCAGGTGGTGGTGCTTTACGCCGGGGTGAACGGGCACCTGGACGACCTGCCCGTGGAAAGGGTGCTCCCCTTCGAAGACGGCTTCCTCAAGTTCCTGCGCCGCGACCGGCCCGGCATCCTGGCTGAGCTGCGGGAGAAGAAGGAACTCACCGACGACCTGATCAGGCAGCTTGAGGAAGCGATCGCCACGTTCAAGGAGGTATTCGTGGGCACCGAGCGCACCGCAGAGCCGGCGGCCGCGACCGCAGGCAGAGGCCGCGACGGGGGCGGCGGGGCTGCCGGTGTAGCGTAA
- the atpG gene encoding ATP synthase F1 subunit gamma, with protein sequence MAGILEIRRRVRAVKNIQQVTRAMQMVAAAKLRRTQERLVAARPYAAALEEIIADLARRGPALDHPFFRPRGGPVAYLVVGGDRGLCGAYNMNVVRRALDEVGARAGDVMVVAAGRRVRDFLRRRGVSLEAEYAPLGEEIELKLARVVADRLGAAFVEGRCRELRVIFTRYISTGTQQVEEQLLLPLAPPGGEEKRAVVEYHLEPSPQVAAQVLLPRYLQVEVYRLLLEAKTSEHAARMRAMANATDNAEEMITELTMEMNRERQAGITREIAEIVGGAEALK encoded by the coding sequence GTGGCAGGCATCCTGGAAATCCGCCGCCGGGTAAGGGCGGTGAAAAATATCCAGCAGGTCACGCGGGCCATGCAGATGGTGGCCGCGGCCAAGCTCAGGCGCACTCAGGAGCGCCTGGTGGCTGCCCGGCCGTACGCGGCCGCCCTGGAAGAGATCATCGCCGATCTGGCCCGCAGGGGACCCGCTCTGGATCATCCCTTCTTCCGTCCCCGGGGAGGCCCGGTGGCTTACCTGGTGGTGGGGGGGGATCGGGGTCTTTGCGGCGCTTACAACATGAACGTGGTGAGGCGGGCCCTGGACGAGGTGGGGGCCCGGGCCGGTGACGTGATGGTGGTGGCGGCCGGGCGACGGGTACGCGACTTCCTGCGCCGGCGGGGAGTCTCCCTGGAGGCGGAATACGCCCCCCTGGGGGAAGAGATCGAATTGAAACTGGCGCGGGTGGTGGCCGACCGTCTGGGGGCGGCCTTTGTGGAAGGACGTTGCCGGGAGTTGCGTGTGATCTTCACCCGGTACATCTCGACCGGTACCCAGCAGGTGGAGGAGCAGTTGCTGCTTCCCCTCGCCCCGCCGGGGGGGGAAGAAAAGCGGGCGGTGGTGGAATACCACCTGGAACCTTCTCCCCAGGTGGCGGCGCAGGTCCTGCTGCCCCGTTACCTGCAGGTGGAGGTGTACCGCCTGCTCCTGGAGGCCAAGACCTCGGAGCATGCCGCCCGCATGCGGGCGATGGCCAATGCCACCGACAATGCCGAAGAGATGATCACCGAACTCACCATGGAGATGAACCGGGAGCGGCAGGCGGGCATTACGCGGGAAATCGCGGAGATCGTGGGCGGCGCGGAAGCCCTGAAGTAG
- the atpD gene encoding F0F1 ATP synthase subunit beta — MREGRVVQVIGVVVDVEFPEGELPPLYNAVRVVGDSETQVDVTMEVAQHLGDNVVRCVSMQPTDGLRRGMRAVDTGGPITVPVGREVLGRIFNVLGQPTDGGPPPDVKERWPIHRPPPGVAAVDPARVMLETGLKVIDLLEPYPRGGKVGMFGGAGVGKTVILMELIHNVAYQHGGFSVFAGVGERTREGNDLWLELRESGVLDKTALVFGQMNEPPGARLRVGLAGLTMAEYFRDIEGQDVLLFIDNIFRFTQAGSEVSALLGRMPSAVGYQPTLATEMGLLQERITSTRKGSITSVQAIYVPADDYTDPAPVTTFAHLDAVTRLERWIAEMGIYPAVDPLASTSRLLDPAVVGEEHYRVAREVQRVLQRYKDLQDIIAILGMDELSEEDKIIVHRARRIQRFLSQPMFVAEAFTGRPGAYVPVKETVRGFREILEGKHDHLPEGAFHMVGTIDEAVEKGERMLAEAR; from the coding sequence ATGAGAGAGGGACGGGTGGTGCAGGTCATCGGCGTGGTGGTGGACGTGGAGTTCCCCGAAGGCGAGCTCCCGCCCCTGTACAACGCCGTGCGTGTGGTGGGAGACTCCGAAACCCAGGTCGATGTCACCATGGAGGTGGCCCAGCACCTGGGCGACAACGTGGTGCGCTGCGTCTCCATGCAGCCGACCGACGGTTTGCGCCGGGGGATGCGGGCCGTGGACACGGGCGGTCCCATCACCGTCCCCGTGGGTCGGGAAGTGCTGGGGCGCATCTTCAACGTGCTGGGCCAGCCCACCGACGGGGGTCCTCCCCCCGATGTGAAGGAGCGCTGGCCCATCCACCGGCCCCCTCCCGGGGTGGCGGCGGTGGACCCCGCCCGGGTGATGCTGGAGACGGGCCTGAAGGTGATCGACCTGCTGGAGCCGTATCCCCGGGGCGGTAAGGTGGGGATGTTCGGCGGCGCCGGAGTGGGCAAGACGGTCATCCTCATGGAACTCATCCACAACGTGGCCTATCAGCACGGCGGTTTCTCCGTGTTCGCCGGGGTAGGTGAACGCACCCGCGAGGGCAACGACCTCTGGTTGGAGCTCCGGGAGTCGGGGGTGCTGGATAAGACCGCCCTGGTATTCGGCCAGATGAACGAACCTCCCGGTGCCCGCCTGCGGGTGGGGCTGGCCGGGCTCACCATGGCCGAGTACTTCCGCGACATCGAGGGGCAGGACGTGCTCCTCTTCATCGACAACATCTTCCGCTTCACCCAGGCCGGGTCGGAAGTGTCGGCCCTGCTGGGCCGCATGCCCTCGGCGGTGGGATACCAGCCCACCCTGGCCACGGAAATGGGCTTGCTGCAGGAGCGCATCACGAGCACGCGCAAGGGTTCCATCACTTCCGTGCAGGCCATCTACGTCCCCGCCGACGACTACACGGATCCCGCTCCTGTCACCACCTTCGCTCACCTGGATGCGGTTACGCGCCTGGAGCGGTGGATCGCCGAGATGGGCATTTACCCTGCGGTGGATCCCCTGGCTTCCACATCGCGTCTGCTCGACCCCGCCGTGGTGGGAGAGGAGCACTACCGGGTGGCCCGCGAGGTGCAGCGGGTCCTGCAACGGTACAAGGACCTCCAGGACATCATCGCCATCTTAGGCATGGACGAACTCTCGGAAGAAGACAAGATCATCGTCCACCGGGCCCGGCGCATCCAGCGCTTCCTTTCCCAGCCCATGTTCGTGGCCGAGGCATTCACCGGCCGGCCCGGCGCGTACGTTCCCGTCAAGGAGACGGTGCGCGGATTCCGGGAGATCCTGGAGGGCAAGCACGACCACCTGCCCGAGGGTGCCTTCCACATGGTGGGTACCATAGACGAGGCGGTGGAGAAGGGCGAGCGCATGCTGGCCGAAGCCCGCTAA
- a CDS encoding F0F1 ATP synthase subunit epsilon: MRDNVEAEAPIMLEVLTPERRVFRGAVEAVVIPGRQGLLGVLPRHSPMLVILRPGVLVFRREGKKERMAVSGGVCQVLQDRVLVLADAAELAQDIDVLRARAARDRALARLRSRSAEVDEARARAALERAVARLRAAGPDKS, encoded by the coding sequence ATGCGCGACAACGTGGAAGCAGAGGCTCCCATAATGCTGGAGGTCCTCACCCCCGAACGCCGCGTGTTCAGGGGTGCGGTGGAAGCGGTGGTCATCCCCGGCCGCCAGGGGCTCCTGGGGGTTCTCCCCCGCCATTCGCCCATGCTGGTCATCCTGCGGCCGGGGGTGCTGGTTTTCCGGCGCGAAGGGAAGAAGGAGCGCATGGCGGTCAGCGGGGGAGTGTGCCAGGTCCTGCAGGATCGGGTGCTGGTGCTGGCCGACGCCGCCGAACTGGCCCAGGACATCGACGTGTTGCGCGCCAGGGCCGCCCGGGATCGCGCCCTGGCCCGCCTCCGTTCCCGGTCTGCCGAGGTGGATGAAGCCCGCGCCCGGGCCGCGCTGGAACGGGCGGTGGCGCGTCTGCGGGCCGCCGGCCCAGACAAAAGTTAA
- the mreB gene encoding rod shape-determining protein MreB, translated as MATDVGVDLGTASVLIFVRGKGVVLREPSVVAVAAETGRVLAVGEEARRMLGRTPGTIVAVRPLREGVIADFDLTEAMLQHFLGRVLGRRTILRPSVVVCIPSACTGVERRAVIEAAMRAGASRALVIQEPLAAALGAGLDITQPRGHLVCDIGGGTTDVAVISLGGVVTAGSIRVGGDKCDEAIVRYLRLRHGLGVGDRTAEELKICIGTAVPDLRHDEMEVRGRDLVTGLPRSVAVTSSDLAEAMAEPLSEIIHLIREVLERTPPELAADIADQGVVLTGGGALLHGMDALISRETGLAVHIPDDPISCVARGTGRALDFLACHPDHVDFMRKISVV; from the coding sequence TTGGCAACTGACGTGGGGGTGGATCTGGGCACCGCCAGTGTACTCATTTTTGTGCGCGGTAAGGGCGTGGTCCTGCGGGAACCCTCGGTGGTCGCGGTAGCGGCCGAGACCGGGAGGGTCCTGGCGGTGGGTGAGGAAGCCCGCCGCATGCTGGGACGCACCCCGGGGACCATCGTCGCGGTGCGGCCGCTGCGGGAGGGTGTGATCGCCGACTTCGACCTGACCGAGGCCATGCTCCAGCACTTCCTCGGTCGCGTGCTGGGCAGGCGGACGATCCTGCGGCCTTCCGTGGTGGTATGCATACCCTCGGCCTGCACGGGGGTGGAGCGCCGCGCCGTGATCGAAGCGGCCATGCGGGCGGGAGCCAGCCGGGCCCTGGTCATACAGGAACCCCTGGCGGCTGCCCTGGGGGCGGGATTGGATATCACCCAGCCGCGGGGCCATTTGGTGTGTGACATCGGGGGCGGGACGACCGACGTAGCGGTGATATCCCTGGGCGGCGTGGTGACCGCCGGTAGCATCAGGGTGGGCGGGGACAAGTGCGACGAGGCCATCGTGCGCTACCTGCGCCTTCGCCACGGTCTGGGGGTGGGTGACCGCACCGCCGAGGAACTCAAGATCTGCATCGGCACGGCGGTGCCCGATCTGCGGCACGACGAGATGGAGGTGCGCGGGCGTGACCTGGTCACCGGGTTGCCGCGCAGCGTCGCCGTTACCTCCTCGGACCTGGCCGAGGCCATGGCGGAGCCGCTCTCCGAGATAATCCACCTTATTCGTGAAGTCCTGGAGCGAACGCCCCCCGAACTGGCTGCTGACATTGCCGACCAGGGTGTGGTGTTGACCGGAGGAGGGGCACTGCTGCACGGTATGGATGCCTTGATCTCCCGTGAAACCGGCCTTGCCGTACACATACCCGACGACCCCATCTCGTGCGTGGCGCGGGGGACCGGGCGCGCCCTGGACTTTCTGGCGTGTCATCCGGACCACGTGGACTTCATGCGCAAGATCAGTGTGGTCTGA
- the murA gene encoding UDP-N-acetylglucosamine 1-carboxyvinyltransferase, with protein MESRLVICGGKPLLGTVRIEGAKNSALPLLAASLLAQGEVVLHQVPHLDDVRTMVEVLQALGARVSADGNRVAVTAGTLERHEAPYEQVRKMRASLLVMGPLLARVGKVRMALPGGCAIGVRPIDLHLKGLSVLGARVTARGGQVDIRASSLQGGRVYLDWPSVGATENIMVAAVLARGTTYIENAAEEPEIVDLANFLNAMGARVVGAGTNVIRVDGVRELTGVEHTIIPDRIEAGTYLVAGAITGGEVAVENVVPEHLKAVVAKLREAGAVVEENATRVHLRAQGRPRPTDIRTMPYPGFPTDMQAQMMALLSVADGCSVITETVFENRFMHVEELKRMGANIKIEGRSAVVRGVKRLTGAPVKATDLRAGAGLVLAGLAADGVSEVSGVNHLDRGYVDLHLKLRSLGADITRTSP; from the coding sequence GTGGAATCCAGGCTGGTAATCTGTGGGGGCAAACCGCTTTTGGGCACGGTGCGGATAGAGGGGGCCAAGAACTCGGCCCTGCCTCTGCTGGCTGCGTCGCTGCTTGCCCAGGGCGAGGTGGTTTTGCACCAGGTGCCCCACCTGGATGACGTCCGCACCATGGTGGAAGTCCTGCAGGCCCTGGGGGCCAGGGTGAGCGCGGACGGGAACCGGGTGGCGGTGACTGCGGGCACGCTGGAGCGTCACGAGGCTCCCTACGAGCAGGTGCGCAAGATGCGCGCCTCTCTGCTCGTTATGGGACCCTTGCTGGCGCGGGTGGGAAAGGTGCGCATGGCCCTCCCCGGAGGGTGCGCCATTGGCGTACGACCGATCGATCTGCACCTGAAAGGACTATCCGTCCTGGGGGCCCGCGTGACCGCCCGGGGCGGGCAGGTGGACATCCGCGCTTCCAGCCTCCAGGGCGGCCGGGTGTACCTGGACTGGCCTTCGGTGGGCGCCACCGAGAACATCATGGTGGCCGCCGTCCTTGCCCGGGGCACGACCTACATTGAGAATGCGGCCGAGGAACCCGAGATCGTGGACCTGGCCAACTTCCTCAACGCCATGGGGGCGCGGGTGGTGGGCGCTGGCACCAACGTGATCAGGGTGGACGGTGTCCGGGAACTCACGGGGGTGGAGCACACCATCATCCCCGACCGCATCGAGGCGGGTACGTATCTGGTGGCGGGAGCCATCACCGGGGGCGAGGTCGCCGTGGAAAACGTGGTCCCGGAGCACCTCAAGGCGGTGGTGGCCAAGCTGCGGGAGGCGGGGGCCGTGGTAGAAGAAAACGCCACGCGGGTCCACCTGAGGGCTCAGGGGCGGCCCCGCCCCACCGACATCCGCACCATGCCATATCCGGGGTTCCCCACCGATATGCAGGCCCAGATGATGGCGTTGCTTTCCGTGGCTGATGGCTGCAGCGTCATCACGGAAACGGTGTTCGAGAACCGCTTCATGCATGTGGAAGAACTGAAGCGGATGGGGGCTAACATCAAGATCGAGGGACGGAGTGCCGTGGTGAGGGGGGTAAAGAGACTCACCGGGGCCCCGGTGAAGGCCACCGACCTCCGGGCCGGCGCCGGCCTGGTGCTGGCCGGCCTGGCTGCGGACGGAGTTTCCGAGGTGTCCGGCGTCAACCACCTGGACCGCGGCTACGTGGACCTGCACCTGAAGCTGCGTTCCCTGGGAGCCGACATCACCCGCACCTCCCCATAG
- the atpH gene encoding ATP synthase F1 subunit delta: protein MTAGRVLARRYARALFLAARAAGKVERAQADLTLVEQVMTQVPQLREILGGVAVPRPRQRELLRRIFEGRVDGAVMNLLLVLLDERRLRLLDQIVREYRIMAEESRGIALVQVISARPLSPPAEEALRQGLERKLGRRVRMESTVDPALVGGVQVKIGDTLYDGSVRGQLRRLQERMVHGASGPRGWWG, encoded by the coding sequence GTGACGGCGGGACGGGTTCTGGCCCGCCGCTATGCCCGGGCCCTGTTCCTGGCCGCCCGGGCGGCCGGAAAGGTCGAGCGGGCGCAAGCCGATCTGACCCTGGTGGAGCAGGTGATGACTCAGGTCCCCCAGTTGCGGGAAATCCTGGGTGGGGTTGCGGTACCCCGCCCCCGCCAGCGGGAATTGCTTCGCCGCATCTTCGAAGGCAGGGTCGATGGCGCGGTGATGAACCTGCTCCTTGTCCTGCTTGACGAGCGGCGGCTGCGCCTGCTGGACCAGATTGTGCGCGAGTACCGCATCATGGCGGAGGAGTCCAGGGGTATCGCCCTGGTGCAGGTGATCTCTGCCCGGCCCCTGTCGCCCCCGGCCGAGGAGGCCCTGCGGCAGGGGCTGGAGCGGAAGCTGGGGCGGCGGGTGCGCATGGAATCCACCGTGGATCCCGCCCTGGTGGGAGGGGTCCAGGTGAAAATAGGCGACACGCTTTACGACGGTAGCGTGCGGGGCCAGCTCAGGCGCCTGCAGGAGCGGATGGTTCACGGCGCCTCTGGCCCGCGGGGGTGGTGGGGTTGA
- the spoIID gene encoding stage II sporulation protein D translates to MKKLLLGFVAFLVLLMVLLPALLVGIKPRRLPPPAGYPITVTVLRHDNGQTVELPLEEYVKGVVAAEMPAAFHPEALKAQAVLARTYAVRRLRLFGGTGVGDGRADVSSDPAQGQGWLDQRALRQKWGLVGYYRYWNKISAAVEATSGQVLTYQGEVADGLYHSTCGGHTESAREVWGNDVPYLGGVPCDFCGDSPRYRTQVYVPLRALSQAVPSSTGSAPSSPRAAPVLKLLESTVTGRVRLLQVGGVLLKGTDARVRLGLPSTWFSWQVEGDRVRFDVRGWGHGVGMCQYGANGQARQGRTYLEILQYYFPGTAVRLIFSE, encoded by the coding sequence TTGAAGAAGCTTCTTCTAGGGTTTGTCGCTTTTTTGGTGCTCCTCATGGTGTTGCTGCCTGCCCTGCTGGTCGGTATCAAGCCCCGGAGGCTGCCTCCTCCCGCCGGGTATCCCATCACGGTTACGGTGCTGCGTCACGACAACGGACAAACTGTCGAACTGCCGCTTGAGGAGTACGTGAAAGGCGTGGTGGCCGCCGAGATGCCGGCCGCCTTTCATCCCGAGGCCCTGAAGGCCCAGGCGGTGCTGGCGCGCACCTATGCGGTGCGACGCCTGCGGCTGTTCGGGGGAACGGGGGTGGGCGACGGGCGGGCCGATGTGTCCTCCGATCCCGCGCAGGGGCAGGGATGGCTCGACCAGCGGGCTCTGCGACAGAAGTGGGGTCTCGTGGGATATTACCGTTACTGGAACAAGATTTCTGCGGCGGTGGAAGCGACCAGCGGGCAGGTGCTTACCTACCAGGGCGAGGTGGCGGACGGGCTTTACCACTCCACGTGCGGAGGGCATACCGAGTCGGCCCGCGAGGTATGGGGAAACGACGTGCCCTACCTGGGCGGGGTTCCCTGCGATTTCTGCGGGGATTCGCCCCGCTATCGCACCCAAGTCTACGTGCCCCTGCGTGCCCTGTCCCAGGCCGTGCCCTCCTCCACAGGGTCGGCACCGTCCTCCCCGCGAGCGGCGCCGGTCCTCAAGCTGCTGGAATCCACCGTGACGGGGCGGGTGAGGTTGCTGCAGGTGGGCGGGGTCCTCCTCAAAGGGACCGACGCCCGCGTGCGCCTGGGCCTACCCTCCACCTGGTTTTCCTGGCAGGTGGAAGGTGACCGCGTCCGTTTTGACGTGCGGGGCTGGGGCCACGGCGTGGGCATGTGCCAGTACGGCGCCAACGGCCAGGCCCGGCAAGGCCGCACGTACCTGGAGATCCTGCAATACTACTTCCCGGGCACAGCCGTCCGCCTCATCTTTTCCGAATGA